The DNA segment CAGAAAAATCTGATCCGCGTCACGTAAAGCCGTGTCACGCCTGACTTTTCTCACCCGTTTCATGGTCTGTTTATCCCTTAATATGTAGGCATATGTTCTCGCAGAACCATCCGGTACAGGATTTTGGTCTATGCTTTAAGTATCAGTTTTAAACATCAGTAAAAAGCTGAGAAATATCGTTCAACAAGGAGAGACCGAATGTTTAACAAGAAAACAGATAAAGTAGAAAAAAGCATTGATCAGGACGTGACCTTACTGGCTGACACGCTGGATGAAGTGCTTCAGTCTGCGGGCAGTAAATCCAAGGATGAATTGGACAAACTTCGCAGCAAAGCTCAGGGCGTATTACGTGATACACGTGCCCGTTTTAACGGCGATAAAATCAGTCAGCACGCTCGTGATGCCGCCGCTCAGGCCAATGATTATGTGAAAGATAATCCGTGGTATGG comes from the Enterobacteriaceae bacterium Kacie_13 genome and includes:
- a CDS encoding DUF883 family protein; translation: MFNKKTDKVEKSIDQDVTLLADTLDEVLQSAGSKSKDELDKLRSKAQGVLRDTRARFNGDKISQHARDAAAQANDYVKDNPWYGVGAGAAIGIVIGVLLGRR